DNA from Tachypleus tridentatus isolate NWPU-2018 chromosome 8, ASM421037v1, whole genome shotgun sequence:
TTGCAATTTTACAATATACCAGGGGCCAgattttacagaaagtaaaaattaCTTCTTCCTCCTTTCAAAAGGTCACGGTGTTCATCTTAAATATGGAAGAGAGTGTACTAAACCCAATGAAATTTACTTGTCCTGTGGATCTGCCTGTGGTATTTATACGTGTGCAGACGTCTTGAAGAATCGTTTAGAGCCACAGAAATTTTGCACACTGCAGTGTATTATTGGATGCTTCTGTGGGAATGGGCTTGTCAGAGGTCCGAATGGTAACTGTATTTCCAAGCATGCATGTCCAACTTCCGCTTGAAAACGCCTCTAGCCTTGACAAATAACAACATATGTGTTATCAAACTGAAGTTTTACAACACTTCCATCTTTAACGATTTATTCAAACTCTAAGTTGTACTTTTACCACGTGCATACCAATAAATATCgttcaataatataatttaaaaatcatatGTGTTATCAAACTGAAGTTTTACAACACTTCCATCTTTAACGATTTATTCAAACTCTAAGTTGTACTTTTACCACGTGCATACCAATAAATATCgttcaataatataatttaaaaatctgtttCAAATTCTATTCGCTATTGGctgaaaaattacataattacgTACGAACCGTTTTCGTTTCACGTATTCTGTAAATGGTTCTGTTACGATGAGAATTGGATTAAATAATCTTTATTCTAACACTTTTACTGTAGCTGTTTGTAATTAGTATTTCAATTTTGACACCATAAATGATTGGTGGATGTAGCTAGTGTGTAAAATAGATGTAACGTTTGTTAGTTTTTAAGCATGATACTCAGATACCATaacgtataaaatattatttcgagACAG
Protein-coding regions in this window:
- the LOC143223655 gene encoding chymotrypsin inhibitor-like → MKSFSTLLFIVVVMFVAHGHGVHLKYGRECTKPNEIYLSCGSACGIYTCADVLKNRLEPQKFCTLQCIIGCFCGNGLVRGPNGNCISKHACPTSA